A window of Flavobacterium psychrophilum genomic DNA:
CGAACGTTTTTTATGCGAAAAATGTACCTTTAAGCAAATTTTTTAATGTTTACCAACCATGAAAAAAACATTTATAGTACTCTTTGCTGCGGCAGCTATTATGTCATGCAAAAAGAAAGAAACTCAGGAAACAACACAGGCTTCCAACAAAGAAATTACACAGTTGTTTAGCGATTATCAGGAAGAGCGCCTTAAGCTTTTTCCGTGGGAAGCTACTCAGGCAGGCGACGACCGCTACAACAATATTTACCCCAATACTGTTAGCGATGCGTACATAGCTCAGGTAAAGGCTTTCTTTTCTAAATACAGGGATTCTTTATCTAAATATAATGACGACGAACTTTCTGAGAACGACAGGATAAGCAAAGAACTTCTTGCGTGGGAATGCGACATTAACCTTGAACAATGGGGACTTAACGAGCAATTATTACCGCTGAACCAGTTTACGAGCCCTATACTTACACTTGGCCAATGGGGAAGCGGTGCCGGGGCACAGCCTTTTAAAACGGTAAAAGATTATAACAACTGGCTGGAAAGGCTTGCACAGTTCAACACGTACCTTGGGTCTGCTGAGCAGCGTATGAAAGAAGGCGTGACAAAAGGTTATGTGCTGCCAAAAGTACTGACCGAAAAAATGATTCCCCAGTTAAAGGACATGGCAAATGAGAATGTAACCTCTCATTTGTTGTACAGCCCTGTTAAGCAGTTTCCTGATACTTTTACCGATGCAGAGAAAAAAGACCTGACTGCTAAATACACTGCAATACTAAAAGACAAGATCATTCCGTCTTTTAAAAGCTTATATAATTACGTTACCACCGATTACCTGAAAGCCAGCCGTACCACCAGCGGAATAGCGGCTATACCCAACGGTGCTGCCTATTACAAGCACCTTATTAAACGCTACACGACTACCGATATGACAGCCGATGAAATTCACGCATTGGGCTTAAAAGAGGTAGCACGCCTTTCGGCAGAAATGGAAAAAGTAAAAACGCAGGTTGGCTTTAAAGGGCCGCTTAAAGATTTCTTTAATTACGTTCGTGCTAAAAAGGAACTTATGCCTTTTACCCAGCCGCAACAGGTTATAGACAACTTTAATGCTATTCATGAAAAGATGAAACCTAACCTTGAAAAGCTTTTCGATATGAAGCCTAAAACTCCGTTTGAGGTTAGAAGGACAGAGGCTTTCCGCGAGGCATCGGCAAGTGCCGAGTACAACCAGGGATCGGTTGACGGTACACGCCCCGGCATTTTTTATGTACCAATACCCGATGTGAAAAAGTATAACGTTTATGCCGACGAAGATCTATTTCTTCACGAAGCTATCCCGGGTCACCACTACCAGATATCAATTCAGCAGGAGAACAAAGAGCTACCGGAATTCAGAAAAACAATATGGTTTAATGCCTACGGCGAAGGCTGGGCATTGTATACCGAATCGCTTGGTAAAGAACTTGGCCTGTATACAGACCCCTACCAGTACTTTGGAATGCTTAGTGCCGAAATGCACCGCGCCATTCGTCTTGTGGTAGATACAGGACTTCATACCAAAGGATGGACAAGGGAGCAGGCTATTACCTATTCTATGGAAAATGAAGCCGAACCGGAAGAAAGCATTATCTCGGAAATTGAGCGTTATATGGCAATACCGGGTCAGGCATTATCCTACAAGATCGGACAGCTTAAAATACGCGAACTGCGTACCAAAGCAGAAATGGAACTAGGAAATAAATTCAGTATTAAAGAATTCCACAACCAGGTACTTGACGCAGGATGCCTGCCGTTGAAAGTACTGGAAGGAAAAATTGATAAATGGATTGCGGGTAAAAAATAGTCGATCCTTAACATATCACAGTACTAAAAGGTTGTCCCTAAAAATGCTATTGAAGCCTTTTGGGATAGCCTTCTTTTATTCCACTTCACAAACCGGATTGTGCAAAATTGGAAAATTGCAGGAGTTAGCAATAAAGCATAACTGATTTGCTTTTTTATGCAATGCCAATGCTTCTTCTACCCTGTCAGCCTGAGCAATTACTACTTTTGGATTTAGTATTACTTCTGTAAATCGTCCTGAGCCATCAGCGTCTACTTCAAGAGTGGCAACAGCAGCATCGGAATAGTTCAGCACTTCAATTCCGCTTTGGGAGCAAACATATAGGTAAGACATCATATGGCAGGAAATTAGACTGCTTAATAACATATCTTCGGGATTATACAATGTTGCATCACCTTTAAAAACTTTCGCTGCCGATACATCTAAAACAGGCTTACCTTCTATAGTTACCGTATGGTTCCTGCTGTACTTCTTTATATTTTCTATATTCCTGTCTGACAGCCATAATGCTTCAGCTTTAAATATATGTTTAAATCCCATAATGTTTATTTTTAGCAGATAAGCTTATAACCAAATCCCCTGATATTTACAATCTCAACAGTTGTATCCTGTTGCAGTTTCTTGCGCAGTTTGGTTATGTAGACATCCATATTGCGGGTATTAAAAAAATTGTCATCGCCCCAAAGCTTGATTAACGCTTCTTTTCTGTCCAGTACATTGTTCTTGTTTTCAATCAGCATTTCCAGTAACCTCGATTCTTTATAGGACAGTTTTACCGCATTATTATCAACACCAATAAGCTCCTGCCTTTTCGGCAAGAAAGCGTACGTGCCTATTTTCATTTCATTCGAACCGCTGTTTTCTGTCGCTTCACTTCTGCTGAGCAATTCGGCAACCCGAAAGAAAAGTTCTTCAAGGCTAAACGGTTTACGAAGATAATCATTACCGCCACTCGCATAACCCTGTGCCACATCCTTAATATCGGCTTTTGCGGTAAGAAACATCAGGGGTATTTTACGGTTGGTTTCCCGTATTTGCGATGCCAGTGTAAAACCATCTTTATAAGGCATCATGACATCGAGAATGCAAAGCGAAAATTGGTTTTTGTTAAATAAAGTCCATGCCGCTTTACCATCGGGGGCCAAAACAACATCGTAACCTTTCTTTTCAAGGCTTTCCATGATAACCTTGCCTAAAAAAGGCTCGTCTTCGGCTAAAAGTATCTTATGTTTCATGTGGTAACCGTATTACAAAGGCACTCCCCTTCGGTTGATTATTTTTCACAGCAACAGTTCCCTTATGTACTTCTATTACTTTTTTAACGTAGCTCAACCCTAATCCATAGCCTTTTACATTATGTACATTTCCTGTCGGAATACGGTAAAACTGGTCGAATATCTTTTCTTTATAGGAATCGGGTATGCCCGTTCCGTTGTCTGCTATTTCTATGGCTATACCTTGATTTTTAATTGCAGCTGAAATAAAAACAGTCGCATTTTCATCTTCATTATTATACTTTAAAGCATTATCAATAATATTGGTCAGTGCCCTTGTAAAGTGGACTGCATT
This region includes:
- a CDS encoding osmotically inducible protein OsmC; this encodes MGFKHIFKAEALWLSDRNIENIKKYSRNHTVTIEGKPVLDVSAAKVFKGDATLYNPEDMLLSSLISCHMMSYLYVCSQSGIEVLNYSDAAVATLEVDADGSGRFTEVILNPKVVIAQADRVEEALALHKKANQLCFIANSCNFPILHNPVCEVE
- a CDS encoding transcriptional regulator; translation: MKHKILLAEDEPFLGKVIMESLEKKGYDVVLAPDGKAAWTLFNKNQFSLCILDVMMPYKDGFTLASQIRETNRKIPLMFLTAKADIKDVAQGYASGGNDYLRKPFSLEELFFRVAELLSRSEATENSGSNEMKIGTYAFLPKRQELIGVDNNAVKLSYKESRLLEMLIENKNNVLDRKEALIKLWGDDNFFNTRNMDVYITKLRKKLQQDTTVEIVNIRGFGYKLIC